The genomic region TCTGTTTCGATTGAGTTATCCAGTTCCTCACTGGTCCTAAAATAAACCATCTTGTCTACCATACTGAAAACATTATAACACACCTGTCAAGCACCTGTCAATACCCTATTGACAATATCAAAATCCTGTGGTAATATAAGGACAGTTATATGAAAGAAGGTAGACCACTCAGATGCCCTAAGTGTAAGACTCTCCTGAGAAGAACCCCAGAGGGTGAGTTAAAGTGTTATACCTGTGGCTATGAGAGAAGCACAGCAAGCGAGCGGGCTAAGTTTTATAAATTGCATAAGGATGCAATCCTCCATGATCTTGACAAGCTCGGGTTAACAGCAATGCGGACAAAGTGGGGGATACCCTATTCGAGCTGGAGTCAACTTAGAAAGCGATGGGAATTGTGACAAGGATGTTCGCCGAGGTATGGAGGACCTGGAACCCGGTGGTCGGTTGTGAGCATAATTGCTCCTACTGCTATGCCCGCAAACTCGCCCTGGGCAGACTGAGACACCTACCGCAGTATCAGGACTTCAGGCCCTACTTAGTCAAGGCGGAGCTTCTCAGTAGTTTCAGGAGTGGCTTGATATTTCCCTGCGATATGGGAGATTTGTGGGGTCGCTGGGTCCCGAGGGAGTGGATTGAGCAGACATTGGTAGTCGTGGAGCGATCCCCCGACGCTACCTTCCTGATGCTGACGAAGAATCCCCTTCGTTATATGGAGTTTGTAAATCAATTCCCACCTAACATTATTCTCGGCACCACCATCGAAAGCAATCTTCCATATCCCGCTATCACCGACGCTCCCGACCCGGCCAGTCGTGCTCTGGCTTTGGCCTGCGTTCCCTGGGGCAGGAAGTTCGTGTCCATAGAGCCGATTATGGACTTTGACCTCAATGCGCTACCGCAGCGCATTGAACTGATTAAACCAGAATTTGTTTACATAGGGTACGATAATTGGTCCAATAATCTCCCGGAGCCACCGCTGGAAAAGACATTAGAACTCATCAGCCGCTTGCAGCAGTTCACCGAGGTGCGGACTAAGACTATCAGGGAGGCGTGGAATTATGGGGCAATCTAAGAAGCACAGCACCTGCATCATCTGCCACAGGCCGAGCTACGGCGTGATGTGTAAGGAGTGTCGCGTCGGATACCGCCAGGATATGCAAAAGACTAACTACCGTGGCAGCCACCGTATGATTGTCTGCCCGGGCTGTGGCGGTCAGATGCACAAGGACGCCGGACTGTGCGTCAACTGCTATAAGAGTGTCAGAAAGGGGGAGCTGGTGTCCGGATCTAATCGGGCTTTAGAGACGATAACCATCACCTGCGTCACCTGCGGGAGCGAGTTCAACACGGTCAAGGACTGGCCCTCCGAGTCGTCTAAGCACAGGGGGCTGGCCAGCGACAAGCCCGACTCCTTCTACTGCTCAGAGGAGCACTACTTCGGGGATAAAGGATAAGATGATGGAAGTGGAAAGGTTTATCTCCACCCTAACTCACAAAGGGTCGTTGAATCCCGCCGCCGACAATACCAAGACGGCATACCGTTATGACCTGGAGAGGTTCGGGGTGTTTTTGGATGGTGGGGAGGCAACCGGGGAGATGGCGCAGCAGTTCCTCCGACAGGAATTGGACAGAGGGCTCAAATTGAGCTCAGTGGCCAGATATGGCAGGGCGATAAGGAAATACTTGGTATGGGAAGGTAAATCGGATGACGCGAGTAGCGTCTTGTTGCCGACTCCGGGCAGGAAACTGCCCGAGTATCACAAGATGGACACCATAAATAAACTGATTGAATTGGCGAGAACGCCCTTGGAGCGGGCGGTGGTCGTGGTGTTGAGCGACACTGGTTTTAGGATTAGCGAGCTCCTTGCCCTCACAGCGGACGACATCGACTGGAAGAACGGACTAATTTTCGCTGACCGCACAAAGACCAATATGCAGGGCTGGATTCCCATAAGCCAGAAGGGGATGGACGCTCTCCGTGCCTACATAAAGTGGGCAAAGCCCAAGGGAAAGCTGTTCCCATACACCTACCACCAGATTCGTAATTGGATTAAGGAATTGGGCGAGATAGCCGGGGTGAAGGTCCGTCTCCATATGTTCCGGCACTCAAATGCCGTCATTTCCCTTGAGAGGGGGGAGGATATCTCGATCATAAAGCAGCGCTTGGGGCATAAGAACATAAACACCACGATGATCTACCTCCAGCTGATGCCTCAGGATTTGAAGAAAGGGACGAAA from Dehalococcoidia bacterium harbors:
- a CDS encoding DUF5131 family protein, which gives rise to MGIVTRMFAEVWRTWNPVVGCEHNCSYCYARKLALGRLRHLPQYQDFRPYLVKAELLSSFRSGLIFPCDMGDLWGRWVPREWIEQTLVVVERSPDATFLMLTKNPLRYMEFVNQFPPNIILGTTIESNLPYPAITDAPDPASRALALACVPWGRKFVSIEPIMDFDLNALPQRIELIKPEFVYIGYDNWSNNLPEPPLEKTLELISRLQQFTEVRTKTIREAWNYGAI
- a CDS encoding tyrosine-type recombinase/integrase, whose translation is MMEVERFISTLTHKGSLNPAADNTKTAYRYDLERFGVFLDGGEATGEMAQQFLRQELDRGLKLSSVARYGRAIRKYLVWEGKSDDASSVLLPTPGRKLPEYHKMDTINKLIELARTPLERAVVVVLSDTGFRISELLALTADDIDWKNGLIFADRTKTNMQGWIPISQKGMDALRAYIKWAKPKGKLFPYTYHQIRNWIKELGEIAGVKVRLHMFRHSNAVISLERGEDISIIKQRLGHKNINTTMIYLQLMPQDLKKGTKGIW